The following coding sequences lie in one Zingiber officinale cultivar Zhangliang chromosome 2B, Zo_v1.1, whole genome shotgun sequence genomic window:
- the LOC122045875 gene encoding splicing factor 3B subunit 6-like protein, with protein sequence MATISLRKANTRLPPEVNRVLYVRNLPFNISSEEMYDIFGKYGAIRQIRIGTNKDTRGTAFVVYEDIYDAKTAVDHLSGFNVANRYLIVLYYQQAKMAKKSDTKKKEEEITRLQEKYGISTSKDK encoded by the coding sequence ATGGCGACGATCAGCCTTCGGAAGGCCAACACCCGCCTCCCCCCGGAAGTGAATCGGGTCCTGTACGTACGCAACCTCCCATTCAACATCTCCAGTGAGGAGATGTACGACATCTTCGGCAAGTACGGCGCCATCCGCCAGATCCGCATCGGAACGAACAAGGATACCCGCGGGACCGCCTTCGTCGTCTACGAGGACATCTACGACGCCAAGACTGCCGTCGACCACCTCTCCGGCTTCAACGTCGCCAACCGCTACCTCATCGTCCTGTACTACCAGCAAGCCAAGATGGCCAAGAAGTCCGacaccaagaagaaggaggaggagatcaCGCGTCTGCAGGAGAAGTACGGCATCTCCACCTCCAAAGATAAGTAA